The following is a genomic window from Carassius gibelio isolate Cgi1373 ecotype wild population from Czech Republic chromosome B20, carGib1.2-hapl.c, whole genome shotgun sequence.
TGATTTTATATTAGTAGGACATACATTATGTGTGTTTGAGTAGTTTAGTGTGCTGAATGGAGggttgtttgattgacaggtggagTGGGATCGTTTTTTGAAAGGTCTGGATGTTCAGATGCAGATGAGTGACACAGTTCTGTCCCAGTGTCCTGCAGCCCAGACGCTCCGCTCAGATACACAGTTTAAACACGTCCAGACTAAAGAGTGAGATCATTTCTGTCCATATTCAGTGCAAGCCACGATCCAGAACTGCTGACAGAGAGTATGTGTTGAAACAAAACGAAGGCCTGCAGTTGCAAGAGTTTATCACTCTACGTTATGACTGTGATTACATCAGTGTCTTACTTATCATGTTATACTGTAtaagatgttttaaaatgtttagttgTTTGACTGGTTTTGGATAGTAGTTTAAAACCAGTTTCTAGCATGTCGTGCTTTGTGAGAGTGACTGTTATGTTACCTGGTTAAAATTTAACTTCTTGTAATTACAGTTCAAATTAAGTGTAATATCCTGTGGATTGTGGCTATTTAAGCTCAATTTCCAGCTCACAAATTGATATGGCATGTATGTTGTGGTTGTCCCGTGCTCCTGTAGGAATGTGTCTCTAAGTCAGTACTTGGGGAAGGGAGAGAAACTCCTCCTTGTGTTGCTCCGGCATTTCGGATGACAGCCATGACGAGACCACCTGACTGAGCTGAAGAACAGCAAAGTAAGGAAACTTGTTGACTTGACAAGGTCAAATGCTGTGCTGCTTTTCTGTTGCAAATGTCCCAAAGTCAGCATCGCTGTGTTCTTTGAATCATCAACACTGTTTCTGTTTCTGGCTCTTTCTCGTACAGAAGCTTCTGGAAGCTCAGTCGTTGCGGGTGCTGGTGGTCTCGTACGGTTCTCTCGAAGGGGCCACATTCTGGCTTGATCAGACGGGCTTTGAATTTGACATGCTGTTGGATGCAGAGAGAGCGGTGAGGACTGTCCACTGTGCAGTAACATAATTAGCCCTTCTTTGCTTAATCCTAATGTTATGAAAGTAGTTTAAATCTCAATTCCGACTTTTTCTTTAAGAATTGtttgatataaacttgcaattgcatgttttttttttctcaaagctgCGAGTTTCTCACAATTTTAACTTTTTCACATGCAATTGCAATTTCTAAAGTCAGGattctgagatataaacttggAATTTTAAGATAATAGACcatctttttctcagaattggaCTCGCAAAAATTGCAAATTgtgaaaaaatgtcagaattgcgagaaaagtTTAAAGAGTTTAAATCTAAATTCCGACTTTTACTTTTAGAATTGtatgatataaacttgcaattgcatgtTTTTTCTCAAAGCTGCgagtttatctcataattctattTTTCTCACATGCAATTGCAATTTGTAAAGTCataattctgagatataaacttgcattttTTAGTAAATAGacagttttttttctcagaattggaCTCAAAAAAATTCCGAATTGCGAAGAAATTTCATAAATGcgagaaaagtaataaaaataaaaaaaaaagtttatcagCTGCGAGTTtacatctctcaattctgagaaaaaaggcaAAATTGCAAGTTTAAATTATGCAATCCTGAGAagcaagtcagaattgtgaaataagaAGTCGCAataattcattttactttatttttaatacattggcAGAAATGGTCCTCCATATATGGTCATTTAATGtttatggataaaaaaaaaatcttcttattAATCATTTAAGACATTTTTCCTGAGTGCAAAACATAAATGCAATTATCTCACTGGGTGCATCTTGTGTTGTTCATAATTGTCTTAACTGTTCACAATTGACCTTGACAGTAGTTTAATACTGATTTGTGCTGGTTGGTCTGTTTATGATGGGTCACAGGTGTATCAAGTGTTCGGTCTGGGTTCATCTGTCAGCAAGGTGATGAAGTTTAAGTTAATGCTCCACTACTCTGAAATCCTGGTGATGAACCGACAGTTACCCGATGTGCCACCTGAGTTCCTCGAGGATCTCTTTCAGGTGACATgcaaacatttattcaaaatatcacacaaagaaacaaaagaaTGGCATAAGGGCGGTAAAAAGTACAATGTCAGCCTGCATATAGGGCCGGTTACACAATGATAGTATCATAAATTCACTTCTTCAGCACAAATCACACaacaaaattgtattttgcaGGCTTGCTCTAATTATGCAGTAGAAATGAGACATATTAATATATCTTTCCACAATAGGATATACTTTGTTGTCCGATTTTGGTGTTTACCTTCTCACCTGTGTCAGATAAATATTAAATTCAGTgttttaaaaagctgtttttaattattaaatctaAACCTCCCAAAAAGTGTCCTACAACCTGCTACTGTATgattttaccattaaaaaaaaacattgcaagctGAGAAATAACATAATTTGAACCCTTCAGCATGGCTAAGACAAGTAGCTAGGTAAATTAAtctgatatagtttttttttacattttgtctatTTATTATCTATTGCCAGAAAATGCATAAAACTGGctaaaactgcatttatataaaaacaaaaacagttttatgaTCTAAGATGCATTTAGAGAATGCATTTAATCCCAAATCTTGCTGAAATGATAAAACTTGTGTAAAATcaatagaaaaaagaaaacccTCAGGATTTTCTGAATGGCGATTTGttgaatgaggaaaaaaatggctTTAAGGGATTCATGCTGTTTGTGGAATGTGCCAGATCCATAAAAAACAACTCCAAATCATTGCATAATACTCAATGATAGCATAAACATTTGTCTCCCTGTAGACTCTAGGACTCTTGAAAACGGATTAAAAgccctctccctctgtctctctcagatGGGTGGTGATTTTGTTCTGGACCAGGGGGCCAAAGTGATATTTTCCTACCGGTGTAAAAGCCCTGCGGACAGACCATCAGTTCCACAGATTCTGGCGGCCGTCTCTGCCCTCTCTTAGCATTCCTGGAGGACAAGGTCTTTGATGGTTTGTGTGTCTAGTATGTTAAACTGCTTGACTTGCTTCCTTGCCATCCCGACGAGAAGTTCCAGTTCCTGATAAGTAATACTCGTTCACGTTTGTGCCAGACTTCCATTTAGAATGGGGTACAAATTTTGGGCTGAATGGGTGATTTTACTcatctgtaaaatataaaaatgggaaGCTACTGTATCACTATGAGACTCATACTAAAGGGAACACGAAACAAATATAATTTCAGAGTATTTAGGACATTAATTACTCTATAGTATGAATTACTCTATAGTAAATAGTATGTTTAAAGACTGACTTCAGGCCTTTAATGTGTTGCTGTAGGTCGGCTCCACAGATAGACAGCTCCCCCAGAGGTTGTATGGATGAAGATCTGACTCAAACTCATTCGTGAAGAGTCATTTCTGATGGACATTTACACCCTCTGGTCATCGCAGCTTCTCATCTGTTGAGTTACAGACCTGCCTGACCTCTACATCACACATCACTGTCTTGATTAGATGGAATGAGATTAGTAAATTAACttctttacatacattttataatcaTTCAAGATcatcatgtgtatatatatatatatttctttgatTATTGAAATCAACATTGAATAAAGAGCTGGATGTTGGCCAGAATGAGACTGGGCTTTTCTCCATTTTTCAGCACAGCTCAAGAGTCTCATTTCACTTTAAACCTGCTTCAGTTGTGGCCAAGTGAAACAAACACAGCTTTGAAAACAAATACAGGGTTGAAACAATAAGCCACGATTCTAAAGAATTTTATAACaataaagaacaaaaagaaaacccATTTCTGTTACAGTTTTGAACACACGTCTAAAGCGCCCTTGGAATAATACAAACATTAAACATCAAAaagattaaatttattaaatttcaGTATGTTTTCATTTGTCCATGATCTTCAAACCTTTGTTATCACAAATGTTTCCAGCACTGACTTTAGATCCCATGAATATTGGAGTTTTGTGGCATTTATTAGCCATCTAGAGTATAGGATGttgtattttttgtaaagtttGTTCACTTTCAGCagatatatgttttttaaaatatacagtatttctctTACACCCTACAATATACGATCCAGAGGAGAATCCTATCGCCCTTCCTCAAAGTCTGTTCAAATGTGCTATCTGGAGCTAGTAGGCTAACTACTTCATTTGCTATATAACATGATTCATGAATGCAATATGTAATTCAAAAGGcattaacattttcatgaatACAGGGTCAAATTATTTATAGCTATAATAAAATGAGTCTCAACCAGTGAAATTGCTGTGGGATTTAAAGGGACAGGGAGTTAAAAGATTAGTTCAGAATAaatatttcctgataatttactcaccccatgtcaaacaagatgttcatgtcatgttggaaaatgtcaCACGTGAAGTAGGTGGAAAGACCCAGTTTTTATAAAGTGAATGCCCAAAGACTAAATCAAACaccttttacaaaaaaaagttaaagcaaCGATGTTAGACTATT
Proteins encoded in this region:
- the selenol gene encoding selenoprotein L encodes the protein MATEVGQNTLVEALKELIGFGRTSLENVEKLVAKGGSLQEIVDEKIRPLFGLMSAGAKFFNSLGVKNQKEAEHLWEKFFQNTDVRDNVEGLLQLEVEWDRFLKGLDVQMQMSDTVLSQCPAAQTLRSDTQFKHVQTKENVSLSQYLGKGEKLLLVLLRHFGUQPURDHLTELKNSKKLLEAQSLRVLVVSYGSLEGATFWLDQTGFEFDMLLDAERAVYQVFGLGSSVSKVMKFKLMLHYSEILVMNRQLPDVPPEFLEDLFQMGGDFVLDQGAKVIFSYRCKSPADRPSVPQILAAVSALS